The Anaerosoma tenue genome has a window encoding:
- a CDS encoding type II toxin-antitoxin system PemK/MazF family toxin, with the protein MNSPIRGEIWWADLEPTRGDEINKKRPVVVLSSDDVGVLAIKLIAPITGRPPSRASHPWLVQVRPTKANGLTKDGCVDVLQLRGIALERFSKRIGGLSPDDMDDVLAAIALVMEMDC; encoded by the coding sequence ATGAATAGCCCTATTCGCGGTGAGATCTGGTGGGCGGACCTCGAGCCGACTCGGGGCGATGAGATCAACAAGAAGCGACCGGTCGTGGTGTTGAGCTCCGACGATGTCGGAGTGCTCGCAATCAAACTCATCGCGCCGATCACCGGCAGACCGCCGAGCAGAGCGAGCCATCCCTGGCTCGTGCAGGTGCGACCCACTAAGGCCAACGGACTGACGAAGGACGGGTGCGTCGACGTTCTACAACTGCGAGGTATCGCTCTAGAGCGGTTCTCCAAGCGCATCGGCGGGTTGAGTCCTGATGATATGGACGATGTGCTGGCGGCGATTGCGCTTGTGATGGAGATGGACTGCTAG
- a CDS encoding helix-turn-helix domain-containing protein has protein sequence MSLGARLHQYRTARNYTLDELAERMGGLVSKQALSKYEHDRATPRPTVLIALAKALDVRAAHLMSEPRYHFEPVAYRALASLPKKEQETIESAVELELERRLTLMDKLGITPEYPFSEPLEIRDDVREVEHAAEELRHAWNLGGAPIASVVDTLESKGVHLIDVDTERKFDGLTVIATDETGKRVACGIAARLEVSQARQRMSHAHELGHLAVRVTESVDEEATARRFAGAFLYPADAVQTEFGARRSRVTVDELLAAKKRWGMSVQGVLRRLRDLQVIDETSYKWWCMFVNRAGWRTEEPGEEPREHSTWVETHAHRAAAEGLIAREALAEYIPAVSSRTAPEDIDRRALLRLPLAERRAYMRAQAEAHAAEYNAMIDQAWLDADLGEWDHEHE, from the coding sequence ATGTCGCTCGGCGCGCGCTTGCATCAGTACAGAACGGCCCGCAACTACACGCTCGACGAGCTCGCCGAGCGCATGGGCGGGCTTGTCTCAAAGCAGGCTTTGTCCAAGTACGAGCATGATCGCGCCACGCCGCGCCCCACGGTGCTGATCGCACTCGCCAAAGCGCTCGACGTGAGGGCAGCACATCTCATGTCCGAGCCGCGGTACCACTTCGAGCCCGTTGCATACCGCGCGCTGGCCTCACTGCCGAAGAAGGAGCAGGAGACGATCGAGAGCGCGGTCGAGCTTGAGCTGGAACGTCGGCTCACCCTCATGGACAAACTCGGTATCACCCCCGAGTACCCATTTAGTGAACCGCTGGAGATCAGGGATGATGTTCGTGAGGTGGAACATGCCGCCGAGGAGCTACGCCACGCATGGAATCTCGGCGGTGCCCCAATCGCGAGCGTCGTGGATACCCTGGAGTCCAAAGGTGTGCACCTGATCGATGTCGATACCGAGCGGAAGTTCGATGGGCTTACGGTGATCGCGACGGACGAGACCGGCAAGCGTGTTGCATGTGGCATCGCGGCTCGCCTTGAGGTATCCCAGGCCAGGCAGAGAATGAGCCACGCACACGAGCTCGGTCACCTGGCCGTTCGAGTCACTGAGAGCGTTGATGAGGAGGCGACGGCGCGTCGGTTCGCGGGGGCATTTCTGTACCCGGCGGATGCAGTCCAGACCGAGTTCGGTGCACGCCGCAGCCGCGTCACCGTCGACGAGCTTCTGGCCGCCAAGAAGCGCTGGGGGATGAGCGTTCAGGGTGTGCTTCGCCGTCTCCGCGATCTCCAGGTGATTGACGAGACCAGCTACAAGTGGTGGTGCATGTTCGTGAACCGCGCCGGCTGGCGCACGGAGGAGCCAGGCGAGGAGCCGCGGGAGCACTCCACGTGGGTGGAGACACACGCGCATCGCGCGGCCGCCGAAGGACTCATCGCGCGGGAGGCGCTGGCCGAGTACATCCCTGCCGTCAGCAGTCGAACAGCACCGGAGGATATCGACCGCCGTGCGCTCCTGAGGCTGCCGCTTGCCGAGCGCAGGGCTTACATGCGAGCACAGGCTGAGGCGCATGCGGCGGAGTACAACGCCATGATCGACCAAGCGTGGCTGGATGCGGACCTGGGCGAATGGGATCACGAGCATGAATAG
- a CDS encoding HNH endonuclease, whose protein sequence is MRGFIGNTDYDWYRFLAAQPDIDEVNFWQPSGGGGRFGVVSPGEPFFFRLKSPHNAIAGFGYFASYSALPAWLAWESFGRTNGAADFDEMRARIERYRRRSGATDPGRPGDYAIGCIMVASPVFFPQELWVREPADWAPNIVRGRGEDLTRGEGLRIFTECLERAQQLGVPTLLAEPDRPRYGEPTLVKPRLGQGIFRVSVLDAYDRACAVTGEHSLPVLEAAHIMPYADGGTHDVTNGLLLRSDIHRLFDLGYVTVTPEYRFKVSDALAEDFHNGRTYYAERDRRVVVPDAEWMQPSRELLAWHGESVWRG, encoded by the coding sequence ATGCGCGGCTTCATCGGGAACACCGACTACGACTGGTACCGCTTCTTGGCGGCGCAGCCGGACATCGACGAGGTGAACTTCTGGCAGCCGTCGGGAGGCGGCGGCAGGTTCGGCGTGGTGAGCCCGGGGGAGCCGTTCTTCTTCCGCCTCAAGTCGCCTCACAACGCGATCGCGGGCTTCGGGTACTTCGCGAGCTACAGCGCGCTTCCGGCGTGGCTCGCGTGGGAGAGCTTCGGGCGCACCAACGGCGCCGCCGACTTCGACGAGATGCGCGCGCGGATCGAGCGCTACCGTCGCAGGAGCGGCGCGACGGACCCCGGGCGGCCGGGCGACTATGCGATCGGCTGCATCATGGTGGCAAGCCCGGTGTTCTTCCCGCAGGAGCTCTGGGTGCGCGAGCCGGCCGACTGGGCACCCAACATCGTGCGCGGGCGCGGCGAGGACCTCACGCGCGGCGAGGGTCTGCGCATCTTCACCGAGTGCCTGGAGCGGGCGCAGCAGCTGGGCGTTCCGACGCTTCTCGCCGAGCCGGACCGCCCCCGCTACGGCGAGCCGACGCTCGTGAAGCCGCGGCTCGGGCAGGGCATCTTCCGGGTGTCGGTACTCGATGCGTACGACCGCGCGTGCGCGGTCACGGGCGAGCACTCGCTGCCGGTGCTCGAGGCGGCGCACATCATGCCGTACGCCGACGGCGGCACACACGACGTCACCAACGGGCTGCTGCTCAGAAGCGACATCCACCGCCTGTTCGACCTGGGCTACGTGACAGTCACGCCCGAGTACCGCTTCAAGGTCTCCGACGCGCTTGCTGAAGATTTCCATAACGGCAGGACGTACTACGCCGAGCGGGATCGGCGTGTGGTGGTGCCCGATGCCGAGTGGATGCAGCCGAGCAGGGAACTGCTCGCGTGGCACGGCGAGAGCGTGTGGCGGGGGTAG